The Lycium barbarum isolate Lr01 chromosome 9, ASM1917538v2, whole genome shotgun sequence genome has a segment encoding these proteins:
- the LOC132611229 gene encoding WRKY DNA-binding transcription factor 70: MEELLHENPRKKLIDGLVQGKKFATQLQTLLQKPHTEHHGSVLADELVLKIWRSFTQAITELNTLGNSNKSLVQIEEVDQPDSGDRKSKECCSNSELKKKEKPGGKDKRGCYKRRKTSGSWVRESATMADGCAWRKYGQKNILNSKYPRCYFRCSHKYDQDCRATKHVQIVQENPKMYHTTYFGNHTCNSEKIPKHKMITNNSQFNHPILESPPFEVKPKIPSSDIHDSTVKEEDEEESKGQSDDVSSSTMDSNLWQDFMPSSLADHNSSYFERVISSDMEDFGTFGDFHDFEAIEFF; this comes from the exons atggaGGAGCTTCTTCATGAAAACCCACGTAAGAAATTGATCGATGGTCTAGTTCAAGGAAAAAAATTTGCAACCCAACTTCAAACATTACTTCAAAAACCTCATACTGAACATCATGGGTCAGTTTTAGCTGATGAACTTGTTCTGAAAATATGGAGATCTTTCACTCAGGCTATTACTGAGTTAAATACTTTGGGTAATTCCAACAAGAGTTTAGTCCAGATCGAGGAAGTTGATCAACCGGATTCCGGTGACCGGAAATCTAAAGAATGTTGTAGTAATTCTGAattgaagaagaaggagaagccAGGGGGCAAGGACAAGAGAGGTTGCTACAAGAGAAG GAAAACCTCAGGTTCATGGGTGAGAGAATCTGCAACAATGGCTGATGGTTGTGCATGGAGGAAATACGGGCAGAAGAATATACTCAATTCAAAATATCCAAG GTGCTACTTTAGGTGCTCCCACAAGTACGATCAAGATTGCCGGGCCACAAAACATGTTCAAATAGTCCAAGAAAATCCAAAAATGTACCACACCACATACTTTGGCAATCACACTTGCAATTCAGAAAAGATTCCAAAGCATAAGATGATAACTAATAATTCACAATTCAATCATCCCATATTGGAATCTCCACCTTTTGAAGTAAAACCAAAAATACCTAGCAGTGACATTCATGATTCAACAGTGaaagaagaagacgaagaagaatcCAAGGGACAAAGTGATGATGTATCTTCATCAACTATGGATTCTAACTTATGGCAGGATTTTATGCCTTCTTCATTGGCTGATCATAATTCTTCTTATTTTGAAC